The Aliiroseovarius pelagivivens DNA segment CTCGCCTTCCTGCCGCAATTCGTGGATCCCGCGATCGGCCCGGAATGGCAGCAGATCCTGATCCTTGGGATCATCTTCGCTATTGGCGGCTTCATTGCCGACGGGCTGATCGGCATCTTCGCCGGTCTGGCCGCCGACAAAGTCCGCAAATCAACTCAAACAATGAACAAACTGTCCGCCGTGATCTTCGGAGCACTCGCCGCACGGCTGGCATGGAATTGACCAACAGGAGACCTTCAATGTCCGACTTCCCCACCAAAGCACGCGTCGTCATCATCGGCGGCGGTGTTGTCGGCGCCTCGACGCTGTACCACCTTGGCCTGAAGGGCTGGACCGATTGCGTTCTTCTGGAAAAGAACGAGCTGACCGCTGGGTCGACCTGGCACGCGGCGGGCAACGTGCCCACGTTCTCGAACAGCTGGGCGATCATGAACATGCAGCGCTATTCGACCGAGCTGTATTCGCGTCTTGGCGAAGAGGTCGACTATCCGATGAACTATCACCAGTCAGGCTCGATCCGCTTGGCGCACACCAAGGAGCGGATGGAAGAGTTCGAACATGCGCGCTCCATGGGCCGCTATCAGGGCATCGAGATGGAGATGTGGACGCCCGAGCAAGCGAAAGAGCGTTACCCGTTCCTTGAAACTCACGACCTGATGGGCGTGCTTTGGGATCCGTCGGATGGCGATATCGACCCCGCTCAGGTCACGCAAGCCATGGCTAAGGGTGCGCGCGATCTGGGTCAGAAGATCCTGCGGTTCACGCCTGCGACGGGCGTGACCCAGAAAGAAGACAAGACATGGATCGTCCACACCGAAAAGGGCGACATCGAATGTGACTACGTTGTGAACGCCGCCGGGTATTATGCCCAGCGCGTGGGCGAGATGTTCAAGCCGTACGGCGGACGCACCGTGCCGATGATGGTGATGGAGCATCAGTACCTGCTGACCGAACAGATCCCCGAGGTCGAAGCGTGGTCCAAGGAACATGGCAGCAAGCTGCCCCTGATCCGCGACGTGGACGTGTCGTATTATCTGCGTCAGGAAAAGCACGGCTATAACCTTGGCCCGTACGAGCCGAACTGTAAGGCGCATTGGATCGGTGACGAAGACCAGATGCCGGACGATTTCAGCTTCCAGCTGTGGCAGGAAGATCTGGACCGGATTGAAGACATCGTCGTCGACGCGATGGCCCGCGTGCCGCTGATGGAAACCTCGGGCGTGTCCAGCGTGATCAACGGTCCGATCCCCTATGCGCCGGACGGCTTGCCCCTGATGGGCCCGATGCCCGGTGTCGCGAATGCGTTCGAGGCCTGCGTCTTCACCTTCGGCATCGCCCAAGGCGGCGGGGCCGGTAAGGTTATGGCCGAATGGATCGTCGATGGCGCGCCCGAGTGGGACATGTGGGCGGTCGATCCGCGCCGCTACACCGACTACACCGATCAGGACTATTGCGATCAGAAAGGTATGGAAGTTTACGGCAACGAATACGCCATGCACTTCCCCCATCACGAATGGCCTGCCGCCCGCGACAAGAAACTCTCGCCGGTGCATGACCGTGTGATTGCTGCGGGTGGCGTCATGGGCGCCTATAACGGCTGGGAGCGCGCCAACTGGTTTGCGCAGGACGGCGACGATACATCGGAAGAAGCGACGCACACCTGGGGCCGCTCTGGCCCGTGGGAGGCGCGCATCAAAGAAGAATGCGAAGCCGTGCGGGATAGCGTCGGTGTTCTGGACTTGCCGGGCTTCTCGCGCTTTGTCGTCAAAGGCGAAGGTGCAGCCGAAACGCTGCGTGGACTGGTCACTGGTGGTCTGCCCAAGATCGGGCGCATCAATCTGGTCTACATCGCCGACAACCGTGGCCGGATCCTGACCGAGATGTCGTGCATGCGGTTGGGCGAAGACGACTTCGTCATGATCACCGCAGCCTCCGCCCAATGGCATGACCGTGACATTCTGGTGAACGCAATGCCGGCGACTGTCTCGGTCGAGGATGTGACCACCACCCGCGACACGCTGATTGTGACCGGACCCAAGTCGCGCGAGTTGCTGGCGGGTCTGTCGGATGCGGATCTGAGCCTTGGCTGGCTGACCCATCAGGCGGCCACCGTGGCTGGCAAACCCGCGCATCTGGTGCGCGTGTCTTTCGCAGGCGAGTTGGGCTGGGAGGTCCACGCGCTGAACGACGACATGCCGGCGATCTATGACGCGATCATTGCGGGCGGCGCCAAGCCGTTCGGCATGTACGCTCTGAATTCCTTGCGACTGGAGAAGGGCTATCGCGCATGGAAGGGCGATCTGTCGACGGATTACTCGCTGCTGGAAGGCGGGCTCGGTCGCTTCGTCAAGCTGGACAAGCCGCAGGACTTCCCGGGCAAGGCTGCAATCCAGAACGAGATGCAGCAGGGCGTGAAGAAATCCTTTGTCACCCTGACGGTCGACGCTGGCGATGCAGATGCGCCCTATATGTCCTGCATCTGGTCGGGCAACGAGATTGTGGGCGAAACCACATCGGGCGGATGGGGCCATCGCGTAAACAAGTCGATCGCGCTGGGCATGGTCCGCACCGAGCTGGCCAAACCCGGCACCGAGCTTGAGGTCGAAATCTACGGCGAAAAGTTCAAAGCCGTGGTGCAGGAAGACCAACCGCTTTGGGATCCGGCAAACGAGCGCCTGCGCGCCTGATCGCAAGAAGAACCAGCCCTGCGCGGCGCAGTTCGCGTGGGGCCACCAATTGGGAGGGAACAGAGATGAAGGATATGATCCAGCATCCGATTCAGGTCGACATTCTGATGTCGGACGGTTTCGTCCTGACAGAATTGTCTGCCATTCTTGAGCTTCTGCGTATCGCCAACCGGGTCACGGCCCGTCAGGTGTTTCGCTGGCAAAACCTGTCGCGCCACGGGGGCGATATCCGCTGTCGCGCCGGGATCGACGTGGCGACCCAGCCTTTCCACCCCAAGCCGTCGGCGCACTACGTCTTTGTGCTGGGCAACTCTGACCCAGACGCAAAAGAGCTGTCGCTGCAAAAGGAAATCAAGGCCTATCAATGGGCCGGAGCCCGCGTGATCCTGCTGTCCGAAGCCGCCAGCCGTCACATCGCCGAAACCGGCGAACAAACGATGAGCCACACCACCCATTGGGAAAACCGCGCGGTGTTGAACGAACGCGGTACGCCGGGGGTGGGGTCTTATGCGCTGGTTG contains these protein-coding regions:
- a CDS encoding GcvT family protein; this encodes MSDFPTKARVVIIGGGVVGASTLYHLGLKGWTDCVLLEKNELTAGSTWHAAGNVPTFSNSWAIMNMQRYSTELYSRLGEEVDYPMNYHQSGSIRLAHTKERMEEFEHARSMGRYQGIEMEMWTPEQAKERYPFLETHDLMGVLWDPSDGDIDPAQVTQAMAKGARDLGQKILRFTPATGVTQKEDKTWIVHTEKGDIECDYVVNAAGYYAQRVGEMFKPYGGRTVPMMVMEHQYLLTEQIPEVEAWSKEHGSKLPLIRDVDVSYYLRQEKHGYNLGPYEPNCKAHWIGDEDQMPDDFSFQLWQEDLDRIEDIVVDAMARVPLMETSGVSSVINGPIPYAPDGLPLMGPMPGVANAFEACVFTFGIAQGGGAGKVMAEWIVDGAPEWDMWAVDPRRYTDYTDQDYCDQKGMEVYGNEYAMHFPHHEWPAARDKKLSPVHDRVIAAGGVMGAYNGWERANWFAQDGDDTSEEATHTWGRSGPWEARIKEECEAVRDSVGVLDLPGFSRFVVKGEGAAETLRGLVTGGLPKIGRINLVYIADNRGRILTEMSCMRLGEDDFVMITAASAQWHDRDILVNAMPATVSVEDVTTTRDTLIVTGPKSRELLAGLSDADLSLGWLTHQAATVAGKPAHLVRVSFAGELGWEVHALNDDMPAIYDAIIAGGAKPFGMYALNSLRLEKGYRAWKGDLSTDYSLLEGGLGRFVKLDKPQDFPGKAAIQNEMQQGVKKSFVTLTVDAGDADAPYMSCIWSGNEIVGETTSGGWGHRVNKSIALGMVRTELAKPGTELEVEIYGEKFKAVVQEDQPLWDPANERLRA